The following are from one region of the Stanieria sp. NIES-3757 genome:
- a CDS encoding haemagglutination activity domain protein produces the protein MANCYSTLLSDKSNIDGLISANGSANLFLINPAGIIFGSNASLNIGGSFLGSTADSIVFPEGELSAKDTQASPLLTINAPIGLRFREESGTITVQSSEFGLEVLPEQTLALIGGDIFIEGGVLFTEGGQIELGSVAGNNLVNLTQTEQSFTISYEGIENFQDISLSQAAYLDTSGERGGEINFQGRLVILTDESQVLSTTFGEEIGGNVRVTASDSVVLSGGAELLTATEGDGVAGNIIINTKSLTLTDEALLSSDVCFELGNCGAGTGGDVTIIVSESVELSGNGLLSTTTEADGNAGNLNIQTPKLTVQDALIQSTPSIEGEGRGGDVTIETEQLIVEGIENPSEVSTTTFGTGDTGNLTIKASESIELIGDARLFAQADIDSTGNAGDLTIETKQLIVQNGAQISTNTFGIGDAGNLNINASDSILLSGTLPETEPDAFDSSAILVSAEAGSTGNGGELIINTGTLTVEKKAKISADTFGTGKGANVTLNVDRLVIQDEARVSAGSLIGQDGVDNQRGAGGTLTINADNSINVTNKSSLFTLAEGTGSAGDLTITTNKLTVADGGEINASAIGTGSAGDLKITANNVNLKQGTITATTAADTGGNIELDIAKNLIMRDNSQISAKATGEADGGNVTINSDFIVAFPNQNNDILASAEAGNGGNINITANSVLGLAERTQNPFTNDIDASSQFSLDGNVIINTPDADILQETAETPENLVDPDELVAGVCNSADTASNILEDKQNTLVIKGKGGVPPEPTKPFNSEVLVINGQATTVGTEEVTSRDTATVATQAEVDIDSIIPAQGIVRTDNGQVLLVGYATPDSTSRYPQHSRNCSI, from the coding sequence GTGGCTAATTGTTACTCTACCTTATTAAGCGACAAGTCTAATATTGATGGTTTAATTAGTGCTAATGGTAGTGCTAATTTATTTTTAATTAATCCTGCGGGTATAATTTTTGGTTCTAATGCTAGTTTGAATATCGGCGGTTCTTTTCTTGGAAGTACTGCTGATAGTATTGTCTTTCCAGAAGGTGAATTGAGTGCTAAAGATACTCAAGCTTCTCCGTTATTAACTATTAATGCACCTATTGGTTTGAGATTTCGAGAAGAATCGGGAACAATCACTGTCCAATCGTCTGAATTTGGTTTAGAGGTATTACCTGAGCAAACTTTAGCTCTTATTGGTGGTGATATTTTTATCGAAGGAGGTGTTCTGTTTACTGAAGGAGGACAAATCGAGCTAGGAAGCGTCGCAGGTAACAATCTGGTTAACTTAACGCAAACTGAGCAAAGCTTTACTATTAGCTATGAAGGAATTGAAAATTTCCAAGACATTAGTTTATCCCAAGCAGCTTATCTAGACACTAGTGGAGAAAGAGGGGGAGAAATCAACTTTCAAGGAAGGCTCGTAATCCTAACTGATGAATCTCAAGTACTTTCTACTACCTTTGGGGAAGAAATAGGAGGAAATGTAAGAGTAACCGCCTCTGACTCTGTGGTATTGAGCGGAGGTGCAGAATTATTAACAGCAACAGAAGGTGATGGAGTTGCTGGCAACATCATTATTAATACCAAAAGTCTCACTTTAACTGACGAAGCACTATTATCATCAGATGTTTGTTTTGAACTTGGTAATTGTGGTGCGGGAACAGGAGGAGATGTGACAATAATTGTCTCTGAATCTGTGGAATTGAGTGGAAATGGACTGTTATCGACGACAACAGAAGCTGATGGTAATGCAGGTAATTTAAATATTCAAACCCCCAAGCTTACTGTTCAAGATGCATTAATCCAATCTACTCCAAGTATAGAAGGAGAGGGACGAGGAGGCGATGTAACTATTGAAACCGAACAGTTAATTGTTGAGGGTATTGAAAATCCTTCAGAAGTTTCAACTACAACTTTTGGCACTGGCGATACAGGAAATTTAACAATCAAAGCTTCAGAATCAATAGAATTGATAGGGGATGCTCGCTTGTTTGCTCAAGCCGACATAGATTCTACAGGAAATGCTGGCGATTTAACAATTGAAACTAAACAGTTAATTGTCCAAAATGGAGCGCAGATATCAACTAATACTTTTGGTATAGGTGATGCAGGTAATTTAAATATTAATGCTTCAGATTCTATATTACTTAGTGGTACTTTGCCTGAAACTGAACCAGATGCATTCGATAGCAGTGCGATTCTCGTCTCGGCAGAAGCAGGCTCTACAGGCAATGGAGGAGAGCTTATTATTAATACTGGAACATTAACTGTAGAGAAAAAAGCCAAAATATCAGCCGATACTTTTGGTACAGGAAAAGGTGCTAATGTTACTTTAAATGTTGATCGCTTAGTTATTCAAGACGAAGCTAGAGTAAGTGCAGGTTCTTTAATAGGACAAGATGGAGTAGATAATCAACGAGGTGCAGGTGGAACTTTAACTATCAACGCTGACAACTCTATAAATGTTACAAATAAAAGTAGTCTCTTTACCCTCGCTGAAGGAACAGGTTCAGCAGGAGACTTAACCATTACTACCAATAAACTCACTGTTGCTGATGGTGGTGAAATCAACGCTAGTGCTATAGGTACAGGTTCAGCAGGCGACTTAAAGATTACTGCCAATAATGTCAATCTCAAACAAGGCACAATAACCGCTACGACCGCAGCAGATACAGGGGGAAATATTGAGCTAGATATCGCTAAGAACTTAATTATGCGTGATAATAGCCAAATTTCAGCCAAGGCGACAGGAGAAGCGGACGGCGGTAACGTTACGATTAATTCTGATTTTATTGTTGCTTTCCCCAATCAAAACAACGACATCCTTGCCAGTGCTGAAGCAGGAAACGGCGGAAATATTAACATTACAGCTAATAGTGTTTTGGGTTTAGCAGAACGAACACAAAACCCTTTTACTAACGATATTGATGCCAGTTCCCAGTTTAGTTTAGACGGTAACGTCATCATTAATACTCCTGATGCAGACATTCTTCAAGAAACTGCTGAAACTCCTGAAAATTTGGTCGATCCTGATGAATTAGTGGCTGGAGTTTGCAATAGTGCTGATACTGCCAGCAATATCTTGGAAGATAAACAAAATACCTTAGTGATTAAAGGTAAAGGTGGTGTACCCCCTGAACCTACTAAACCTTTTAACAGTGAGGTGTTAGTGATTAATGGTCAAGCTACTACTGTAGGCACAGAGGAAGTAACAAGTAGAGATACAGCTACAGTTGCTACTCAGGCAGAAGTTGATATTGATTCAATCATTCCTGCCCAGGGAATTGTTCGCACTGATAATGGACAGGTTTTGTTAGTTGGTTATGCTACTCCTGACTCGACAAGTCGTTATCCTCAGCATTCTCGTAATTGTAGTATTTGA
- a CDS encoding putative prophage protein, whose product MDVLTLSKYIVHQFSQQSPDGITPMKLQKLLFYVKAWTLVAGNQLVFADFEHWDYGPVNRDIYDYYKQYGGRQIEVNDLKELNISQAEKELIDFIIENYIEFDAFTLSAMTHTEEPWKQTKKNQVISDELISAYYSKQRFAKNFEYPLDLENNPFYSLEDYSFEMDMSEEDAEEIAKYSSYTSYKKLLNQAEHDFESQWSSLALN is encoded by the coding sequence ATGGACGTTCTTACACTTTCAAAATATATTGTGCATCAGTTTTCTCAACAGAGTCCTGATGGGATCACCCCAATGAAGTTGCAAAAGCTTCTATTTTATGTCAAAGCTTGGACATTGGTTGCAGGAAATCAACTCGTGTTTGCAGATTTTGAACACTGGGATTATGGCCCTGTCAATAGAGATATTTATGATTACTATAAACAGTACGGTGGTAGACAAATTGAAGTTAATGACTTAAAAGAATTAAATATTAGTCAAGCTGAAAAAGAATTGATTGATTTTATAATTGAAAATTATATAGAATTTGATGCTTTCACGCTTTCTGCGATGACCCATACAGAAGAACCGTGGAAACAAACGAAGAAAAATCAAGTTATTTCAGACGAATTAATCTCTGCTTACTATAGTAAGCAGAGATTTGCTAAAAATTTTGAATATCCTCTCGATCTTGAGAATAATCCTTTTTATTCTTTAGAAGATTATTCTTTTGAAATGGATATGTCCGAAGAGGACGCTGAAGAAATTGCTAAATATTCTTCATATACAAGTTATAAAAAACTACTTAATCAAGCAGAGCATGATTTTGAAAGTCAATGGTCTAGTCTTGCATTAAACTAA
- a CDS encoding PemK-like protein, with protein sequence MNIKLPVPKRGEVWLANFDPTLGAEIKKIRHAIVVSPDGVGKLPIKLIAPITDWKEYFINDIWHIKIEPDDINGLTKVSAVDVLQLRGIDVQRFIRKIGFVSPLIMAEIVIAIAAIVEYK encoded by the coding sequence TTGAATATTAAATTGCCAGTTCCTAAACGTGGCGAGGTTTGGCTAGCTAATTTCGATCCTACATTAGGAGCAGAAATCAAAAAAATACGTCATGCTATAGTAGTAAGTCCTGATGGTGTAGGGAAATTACCAATCAAGTTAATTGCACCAATTACAGATTGGAAAGAGTATTTTATTAATGATATTTGGCATATCAAAATTGAACCAGATGATATTAATGGTTTAACTAAAGTTTCTGCGGTAGATGTTTTGCAATTGCGAGGAATAGATGTACAAAGATTTATTCGCAAAATTGGTTTTGTTTCACCTTTGATTATGGCAGAAATTGTTATAGCTATTGCTGCTATTGTTGAGTATAAATAG
- a CDS encoding oligopeptidase A produces the protein MNNATITNNPLLIGKGLPPFDKIEPSHVVPAMTELLNELDADLTHLEANVTPTWEGLVEPLTAMEEKLGWSWGIVGHLMGVKNSPELREAYEKMQPEVIKFYNQLSQSKPLYEAFKQLRHSADWDKFDPAQQRIIESSLRDFELSGVGLAGETKERFNQIQLELAELSTKFSNNVLDATKAFKLKLTNKKDVDGLPESALSLMAQTAKVEGEENATAENGPWVVTLDYPSYIPFMKYATNRELREKLYKAFISRASNGEFDNKANIDRILELRKEKANILGFDTFAELSLARKMAPSVEAVEKLQEELRVASYDAAVKEFKELKAFAGTEDLKHWDTTYWAEKQKEAKFEFNEEELRPYFPLTQVLDGLFGLAKRIFGVTVTAADGEAPVWHEDVRYFQVADDKGEVIAHFYLDPYSRPAEKRGGAWMNDCIGRAKMIVEGKTSTRLPVAYLVCNQTPPVNGKPSLMTFMEVTTLFHEFGHGLHHMLTKVDYVGAAGINNVEWDAVELPSQFMENWCYDRPTLFGMAKHYETGETLPEEYYQKLVAAKNYMSGSGMLRQLSFGLVDMELHHRYQPEGNETPNDVRDRIAQTTSVLQPLPEDNFLCSFGHIFAGGYSAGYYSYKWAEVLSADAFAAFEEVGLDNEKAVSEVGKRYRETILALGGSLHPMEVFKQFRGREPQTEPLLRHSGLLATA, from the coding sequence ATGAATAACGCAACCATTACAAATAATCCCTTATTAATTGGCAAAGGTTTACCTCCTTTCGATAAAATCGAACCATCCCATGTAGTTCCTGCGATGACTGAACTACTAAATGAATTGGATGCAGACTTAACACACTTGGAAGCGAATGTAACTCCTACTTGGGAAGGTTTGGTTGAACCCCTGACAGCAATGGAAGAGAAGTTAGGCTGGAGTTGGGGTATTGTGGGACATTTGATGGGTGTGAAAAATAGTCCCGAACTTAGGGAAGCTTATGAAAAAATGCAACCCGAAGTTATAAAATTCTACAATCAACTTTCTCAAAGTAAACCTCTCTACGAAGCTTTTAAACAATTACGCCATAGTGCAGACTGGGATAAGTTCGATCCAGCACAACAACGTATTATTGAATCTTCTCTCAGAGATTTTGAATTGTCTGGAGTTGGTTTGGCAGGGGAAACTAAAGAGAGATTTAACCAGATTCAGTTAGAATTAGCGGAATTATCAACTAAATTTTCTAATAACGTTCTCGATGCGACAAAAGCTTTTAAACTAAAACTCACTAATAAAAAAGATGTAGACGGCTTACCCGAAAGTGCTTTAAGTTTAATGGCACAAACTGCTAAAGTGGAAGGGGAAGAAAACGCTACCGCAGAAAATGGCCCTTGGGTAGTCACTTTGGATTATCCTAGCTATATTCCCTTTATGAAGTATGCAACTAATCGGGAATTGCGAGAAAAACTCTACAAGGCTTTTATCTCCCGTGCATCAAATGGAGAATTTGATAATAAAGCCAACATTGATCGCATTTTAGAATTGAGAAAGGAAAAGGCGAATATTCTCGGTTTTGATACTTTTGCCGAACTCAGTTTAGCCCGTAAAATGGCACCTAGTGTAGAAGCAGTAGAAAAGTTACAGGAAGAGTTAAGGGTTGCTTCTTACGATGCAGCAGTGAAAGAGTTTAAAGAGTTAAAAGCTTTTGCAGGTACAGAAGATTTAAAACATTGGGATACTACCTACTGGGCAGAGAAGCAAAAAGAAGCCAAATTTGAATTTAACGAAGAAGAATTACGTCCTTATTTTCCTCTAACTCAAGTTTTAGATGGTTTATTTGGTTTAGCTAAACGTATCTTCGGTGTAACCGTTACTGCTGCGGATGGTGAAGCCCCTGTTTGGCATGAAGATGTCAGATATTTCCAGGTAGCAGATGATAAGGGTGAAGTCATTGCCCATTTTTATCTCGATCCCTATTCTCGCCCTGCGGAAAAACGTGGTGGTGCGTGGATGAATGATTGTATTGGTAGGGCAAAAATGATAGTAGAGGGAAAAACTTCTACTCGCTTACCCGTCGCCTATCTAGTTTGCAACCAAACCCCACCTGTAAACGGTAAACCTAGTTTGATGACTTTTATGGAAGTAACCACTCTCTTCCATGAATTCGGACATGGTTTACATCACATGTTGACGAAAGTAGATTATGTTGGTGCAGCAGGTATAAATAATGTCGAATGGGATGCGGTTGAATTACCTAGTCAGTTTATGGAAAACTGGTGTTATGATCGCCCTACTTTGTTTGGTATGGCAAAACACTACGAAACTGGGGAAACTCTACCCGAAGAATACTATCAAAAACTTGTAGCTGCTAAAAACTACATGAGTGGTTCGGGAATGCTACGCCAGTTAAGCTTCGGTTTAGTAGATATGGAATTGCATCATCGCTATCAACCAGAAGGAAATGAAACTCCCAATGACGTACGCGATCGCATTGCCCAAACTACCAGCGTACTACAACCGCTACCAGAAGACAATTTCCTTTGTTCCTTCGGGCACATCTTTGCTGGTGGATATTCAGCAGGTTACTACAGTTATAAATGGGCAGAAGTTTTAAGTGCTGATGCCTTTGCAGCGTTTGAAGAAGTCGGTTTAGATAACGAAAAAGCGGTTTCTGAAGTGGGTAAACGCTATCGGGAGACAATCCTCGCTTTGGGTGGTAGTTTGCACCCAATGGAAGTATTTAAGCAATTCCGAGGCAGAGAACCACAAACCGAACCATTATTAAGACATAGTGGGTTATTGGCTACTGCTTAA
- a CDS encoding surface antigen, with amino-acid sequence MVLLLGNNLPVEAQALPRDTSPRPDIPPFTPIEPTQPETPQLKPLPPVEDLLEQPPANPPGQQPGDLSGTIEVKQFQIEGSTVFDEEELQELIKQYTNRPITFADLLQVETILTRFYNSQGYINSGAVVPQQNIKDGVIKVQIIEGRLEDILVKVNGRLSEEYVRSRIARGGKTPLNINKLQESLQLLQLDPLVENLTAELSVGARRDRWNLEVEVNQAPAFKPELFVNNSRTPSVGTFERGIALNHNNFAGEGDRASFIYKNTDGSDDYEFGYTVPVNSLNGTVGFSYRFVESEIIEPPFDELDIDSETDEYQLTFRQPILLTATSESTQELAVGVELSRQANKTTLLNQPFPLSVGANDEGETTISAVRFFQDWTKRTRRQVLAARSQFSVGLDWFDATINENAPDSKFFAWRGQAQWLRQLDAESNINLLLRSDIQLSTSELVPLEQFSLGGAESVRGYRQDVLLGDNGIFASAEVRVPIVRWNNNTSSVSVIPFLDFGTTWNKSDDENQQDEDTLFSLGLGLQLSLSDRLNARLDWGIPLVEVEDQDRTLQEDGIYFSVEYLPF; translated from the coding sequence ATGGTATTATTGTTAGGGAACAATCTACCAGTTGAAGCTCAAGCATTACCTCGTGACACTTCACCTCGACCTGACATTCCACCTTTTACCCCGATTGAACCAACTCAACCAGAAACACCACAGCTAAAACCTCTACCACCTGTGGAGGATTTGTTAGAACAACCGCCAGCAAATCCACCAGGACAACAACCAGGGGATTTATCAGGCACAATCGAAGTTAAACAGTTTCAAATTGAAGGAAGTACTGTTTTTGACGAAGAAGAGTTACAAGAATTAATTAAACAATATACTAATCGTCCGATTACTTTTGCCGATCTGCTGCAAGTAGAAACAATTTTAACTAGATTTTATAACAGTCAAGGTTATATCAATTCAGGTGCAGTTGTTCCCCAACAAAATATTAAAGATGGAGTGATTAAGGTTCAAATTATTGAGGGCAGACTGGAAGATATTCTGGTTAAAGTTAACGGTAGACTGAGTGAAGAGTATGTCCGCAGTCGGATTGCCAGAGGTGGTAAAACTCCTTTAAATATTAATAAACTGCAAGAGTCACTGCAACTATTACAGTTAGATCCTTTAGTAGAAAATTTAACAGCAGAACTATCTGTTGGAGCGAGACGCGATCGCTGGAATTTAGAAGTAGAAGTTAATCAAGCACCTGCGTTTAAACCAGAACTATTTGTTAATAATAGTCGGACTCCTAGTGTGGGTACTTTTGAACGAGGAATTGCCCTTAATCATAATAACTTTGCTGGAGAAGGCGATCGCGCTAGTTTTATTTATAAAAATACTGATGGTTCGGATGACTATGAATTTGGTTATACAGTTCCTGTCAATTCCCTGAATGGTACGGTAGGTTTTAGCTATCGTTTTGTGGAAAGTGAGATTATCGAACCACCTTTTGATGAGCTTGATATCGATTCAGAAACCGATGAATACCAATTGACTTTTCGACAACCAATTCTTTTAACTGCTACTTCTGAGTCAACTCAAGAGTTAGCGGTGGGGGTAGAACTTTCCCGTCAAGCGAATAAAACTACTTTATTAAATCAACCTTTTCCCCTTTCTGTGGGAGCTAATGACGAAGGAGAAACTACAATATCCGCAGTGCGATTTTTTCAAGATTGGACTAAGCGCACTCGCAGACAAGTTTTAGCAGCGCGATCGCAATTTAGTGTAGGTTTAGATTGGTTTGATGCAACTATTAATGAGAATGCACCTGATAGCAAGTTTTTTGCTTGGCGGGGTCAAGCTCAATGGTTACGTCAACTGGATGCTGAGTCTAATATTAATCTATTGTTGCGTTCTGATATTCAACTTTCCACTAGCGAACTCGTACCTTTAGAACAGTTTAGTTTAGGTGGTGCGGAAAGTGTGCGCGGTTATCGTCAGGATGTCTTACTAGGAGATAATGGGATTTTTGCTTCCGCAGAAGTCAGAGTTCCGATTGTACGCTGGAATAATAATACTAGCTCTGTTTCAGTAATTCCTTTTCTGGATTTTGGCACCACTTGGAATAAATCAGATGATGAGAACCAACAAGATGAAGATACCTTGTTTTCTCTGGGTTTGGGCTTGCAACTATCCTTAAGCGATCGCTTAAATGCTCGTTTAGATTGGGGTATTCCTTTGGTAGAAGTAGAAGATCAAGACCGCACCTTACAAGAAGACGGGATTTATTTTTCTGTAGAGTATTTACCTTTTTAA
- a CDS encoding transposase, IS4 family protein produces MLDINRVLKEDRLLRALTGLNRKAFGELSQGFEIILNQEAIAKSQKHRKRAVGGGRKARLQRVEEKLFFILFYFKCYPTFDVAGVLFDLHRSRAHRWMLRLQPLLEKVLGKKMVLPKRKLESIDEFIVRFPYAKEVMIDGTERPIQRPKDQEKQKSHYSGKKKCHTRKHLVMTDQDKRVLVLTKAREGKLHDKRQLNEEKLVDFVPDELPIHVDLGFQGLQKEFVNIKIPDKKPRGKELTEEQKQSNREKSSERVKCEHTISGIKRYKAAATVYRNHIRDLDDRFMLTAAGLWNFYLMAA; encoded by the coding sequence ATGTTGGACATCAATCGGGTGCTGAAAGAAGACCGCCTGCTCAGGGCATTGACAGGATTAAACCGTAAAGCATTCGGCGAATTGTCGCAAGGCTTTGAAATTATACTTAACCAAGAGGCGATCGCCAAAAGCCAAAAGCATCGAAAACGAGCGGTGGGTGGAGGGAGAAAGGCGCGATTGCAGAGAGTAGAAGAGAAACTATTTTTCATATTGTTCTACTTCAAGTGCTATCCTACCTTTGATGTGGCAGGAGTGCTGTTTGACCTACACCGCAGTCGGGCACACCGTTGGATGTTAAGACTGCAACCATTGCTCGAAAAGGTCTTGGGAAAGAAAATGGTCTTACCAAAACGCAAATTGGAAAGTATTGATGAGTTTATTGTTCGTTTTCCATATGCCAAAGAAGTGATGATTGATGGGACAGAGCGTCCCATTCAACGTCCCAAAGACCAAGAGAAACAGAAAAGTCATTATTCGGGTAAAAAAAAGTGCCATACTCGTAAACACCTAGTGATGACAGACCAAGATAAACGGGTGCTAGTGCTAACAAAGGCAAGAGAAGGTAAGCTTCATGATAAAAGACAGTTGAATGAGGAAAAATTGGTCGATTTTGTTCCAGATGAACTTCCAATTCATGTGGATTTAGGCTTTCAGGGATTACAAAAAGAATTTGTCAATATTAAAATTCCAGATAAAAAGCCCAGAGGCAAAGAACTGACAGAAGAACAAAAACAGTCCAACCGAGAAAAAAGCAGCGAGCGGGTTAAATGTGAACACACCATATCAGGTATTAAGAGATACAAAGCTGCTGCTACAGTATACAGAAATCACATTCGTGATTTGGATGATCGCTTCATGCTGACTGCTGCGGGTCTCTGGAATTTCTACTTGATGGCTGCATAA
- a CDS encoding hypothetical protein (hypothetical protein L8106_10662), with protein sequence MSQLERLVLMAEDELTQYSSDARKIEKLRQKINLSVPVAEQKQIKAELLAQMPTDFLGKLVENQRQTVALPFWGIAGLGLLLGISLQQPVDFLAPAIAFPIAFNLQKWGWRLQAKRLVIQTLEEIEMRMKPTTSETITDQK encoded by the coding sequence ATGTCCCAATTAGAAAGACTTGTCCTCATGGCAGAGGATGAACTGACCCAATATAGTAGTGATGCTCGTAAAATCGAAAAACTGCGTCAAAAAATTAATTTATCTGTGCCTGTAGCAGAACAAAAACAAATTAAAGCAGAATTACTAGCACAAATGCCAACTGATTTTTTAGGTAAATTAGTTGAAAATCAACGTCAAACAGTAGCCTTACCCTTTTGGGGTATTGCTGGATTAGGACTATTATTGGGAATATCTTTGCAACAACCTGTAGATTTCTTAGCCCCTGCGATCGCATTCCCGATTGCTTTTAACCTTCAGAAATGGGGTTGGCGACTTCAGGCAAAGCGTTTAGTAATTCAGACTTTAGAAGAAATTGAAATGCGAATGAAACCAACTACTTCTGAAACCATCACAGATCAAAAATAA
- a CDS encoding ribonuclease BN: MSLKIIWRLLKETWQEWQEDNASRLAASLAYYTIFSLSPLLIIAISIAGSIFGEEAARGEIVGQIKGLVGTNGAEVIETAIQNANQPDISNIASTISIVVLLFGASGVFAELQEALNLIWEVKAKPQQGIWGFIRKRILSFSVVLGIGFLLLVSLIISAILSALNNYLSGLIPGLDVIWQIVNFIVSFAVTTVLFALMYRFLPDVKIRWNDVGIGAIITSLLFSIGRFILGAYLGGGSFGSTYGAAGSLVIILAWVYYSTQILFFGAEFTQVYAKRYGSRIIPNKHAVPLNKSSQ; this comes from the coding sequence ATGAGTCTCAAAATTATTTGGCGATTATTAAAAGAAACTTGGCAAGAATGGCAAGAAGATAATGCTTCCCGTTTAGCAGCATCCCTAGCCTACTATACAATTTTTTCTTTATCTCCCTTGCTGATTATTGCTATTAGTATTGCTGGATCAATTTTTGGTGAAGAAGCAGCTAGAGGTGAAATTGTCGGGCAAATTAAAGGATTAGTTGGTACTAATGGTGCAGAAGTAATTGAAACAGCAATTCAAAATGCTAATCAACCAGATATTAGTAATATTGCTTCGACAATAAGTATAGTAGTTTTATTATTTGGTGCTTCTGGGGTATTTGCTGAATTACAAGAAGCTCTTAATTTGATTTGGGAAGTGAAAGCTAAACCTCAACAAGGTATTTGGGGTTTTATTAGAAAGAGAATTTTATCTTTTTCAGTAGTATTAGGAATCGGTTTTTTATTACTGGTTTCTTTGATTATTAGTGCAATTTTATCAGCACTTAATAATTATTTAAGCGGTTTAATTCCTGGATTAGATGTGATTTGGCAAATTGTTAATTTTATTGTTTCTTTTGCAGTTACTACAGTACTATTTGCTTTAATGTATCGCTTTCTTCCTGATGTTAAAATTCGCTGGAATGATGTTGGGATTGGAGCAATTATTACTTCTTTATTATTTTCAATTGGTAGATTTATTTTAGGAGCTTATTTAGGAGGTGGTAGTTTTGGTTCTACTTATGGTGCTGCTGGTTCTTTAGTAATTATTTTAGCTTGGGTTTATTATTCAACTCAAATTCTGTTTTTTGGAGCAGAATTTACCCAAGTTTATGCGAAAAGATATGGTTCTCGGATTATTCCTAATAAACACGCTGTTCCCCTTAATAAGTCTTCTCAATAA